ATGGATACATCGGTATATGCTTAAAGGACACATTCGTAATTCAGCTGAAATTACCATGCTGGGAACACATCTCCCTCATTTTTCGAACGTTATCAATTGCCTCCTTCTTCCGGTCGATTGTTTCCATTCTGTGTTTCTCAAGCCGTTCTCTTTCTCTGTCCACCTCATCTGACGCGTTTATATACGACTTCTCAAATGCTTTGAACTGTTAAGTATGtaagtatataaatacttaatataagactttaaaaataaaataatgtagaGTATAATAGATTACTGAACTATCCGGTTCGTTCCATTGGTCTTCTTCTTGAGTGTATTTATGCCTTCATCTTTGGGATTTTCAAGGCGATAAACGGAATAATCTCACTGTACCACCCAAAATCAAATAACCAAATTGGGGGAGGGGCATTAACTAATGCGGGCAGTTTAAAGAAGGGGCATAATATAGGTCGATTCccatattgtttttatgcattattatatttcaaacatataactttaatgatcaaaacaaaacaaaataatatgatttgtttatagtttaaaatatatgaacctttatatattttaattaactttaaaggCGGTAATGGTTTGAAATTTGTGGCCACAAATTTATCTATTAAAAAGTGCTGAAATATCGTTACTattgttttatctgtacacaaatcaaatgtgttttttttatgttttgtttgttatcatTGCAGTCAAATGAGTCAAACATATGTATGCATTAAATTTAGAAAATGAAATCAAGCAGGTGTAacctatattttaatattggttCCCTTTAATTAAGTCCATAGGTATTTGGCTACTAGTTGTGTCTCTATAGGTTCGCATTGTAAAATATCTATTCCCTATTTatcaatgattttgtaataaGCATCCATTTTTTCTTACCTTTGCAAGGTCATCCTTTGATTCTTTATTCTTTTTGTTGGACATGAAATTGTATATCAATTTCCCGGCAGCGTAGGCAGCTCCCGCGACAAGAGATACCGGTGTGCCGAGAGCAGCTCCTGTCAAAACGGCTGCAGCTGGAGTCCACTCCTCCTTTTCGATGTCAACCACCATTTTCTCACCTATTTTTGCTGTCGTGCAAAACGAAAATGAAACCCAATGACAATTACAAAAAGGTAAGGTTGTATACTTACATTATACTGATTCAAAACAACTACAGGGacagtcaatatttatgcgaaaagctacagaaacaagctcagtagcaaacagtttaaacataaacccgattgaatggcactgggtaaagcCCAAAGATATAgaatgtttatcaaggattgttcgGTACCGCCTTGGAAGCCAAGTAGCCAAGCATTTGCTACGATCGTGTCTTGTTCTTCTTTAGTGTGTTGCATTGATATAAAACCTGATTGcgttgtattttgttattgggGCGAAAGCATTACGAAAACGAATACTTGCAGTTATAGGCGGTTTCTATACTCAACTTAAGTTATGTATAGATCGTCCTGTGGAACATACCATAGACATGAGCTTGTCTTGGAATCCGGATTTTGACATTAGGAGAatacaatatttgttataaCATCAATTTGGCTCATAACATTATGTCTGAAGGTATACGTACATTTTAACCTGTATGCTTCGTCCCGTTTCTCGGATGATTTGTCAACATCCATTTTGCAGGTTTCTACAATCACTGCAGAATCTTTCGCCGCCGCCTCCGCAAGATCAGCTTGTTTCCTAGCGCTGTGCATTTCTACCTCTAGCTTGCTATGCGTGTCTTCGACCTGTTTCTTAATTGTAAAAGCCTCACTGTAGTCATCCGAAACTTGTTGCTGGATTGCCTTGTATCTAACagacacaaatatatattaagtgtttACCTTTCTAAGCGTTGCTGTATATATTTGTAGATAacagaaataattattaaacattaagtaaacagcaatgtatatataataaaaaggagcaatgctatattttttatttatgttagaTATCCTTAAGGATTTTTTACCGAGTTAAATAACACTCTTTCATTGATGGaaataatacattcatttcGAAAACTATTTTTCAGCATTATTACCTCTAAGACGCTATTTGAGTAACACTCTTAcacatataattgttttgtgaGTCTTTGTATAATGAATTCATTTTTGAAGATAGACCCTTTAAATCACAGAATAAATCCAAAATTTTAAACAGCGGAATAAATGAGTAATTGTTACGAAAAATCGTtggtatatttcaaatttaattctTTACCCTTCTTAGTTTCAAAATTCGGcgatttcaacttcacgaaTTCATGAACTCACGGTTTCAACTTCGTAAAATTTCAATTGTGAAAATCATGATTTCGTGAAGTCATAAATTCGTGAATTTGTGAAAGGAAACACATGAAATACTGAATTTGGATTGTCACCATCGGTCATTGGTAACAGGTACTTATTTATTCAACAAGACAAAGGATAAATAGAAACAAGCCGgcgcaaaaaaaataaagaataaaacctgcatgtaaATCTTccaaaaaagtattatttacttattaagtATGCATACGTTTGAAAGACATTATTGTTGATACTAcagtaacaattcaatttgtttttgtgaacacACTTTACTAGTATGAGCAAATTGAATGGGGATAAAAACGCTATACATTAATTGGAATTTATTCTTTTGAATGgcatttgcaaaacaaacaattcagCTAAAtgttagtatatttttttattttttaaaaaaaaacagcctTTGTCGCCACTCGCAAAGGGAGAATAATGCGTAGGAGATtgagaaacatatattttttgttatagtaccgtgtaaccttcatccaTTTGAGGAAAAGttgataattaaaatcaatatattcaaaaaacaatattaaggGCCGTTATCATTTAAGACTTCGTTATCAATTGAagtatactttttttaaaacacactgtacttatattttatcatgcaacgtggaaaatatcaaaagcatTCTTCTGCAGTTTATGAACAATTGCCTTGTTTTAAGACACAATGCTATGGCCAAACGGAGAGACACACAATATACATAACAACACATACAGACCacacatttatcaaaaatatatttattaaaacaatatggtAACCACAAACCCTGTTTGGAGTTTCTTCGTCTCCTCCTTCATGGCAACAGCGTTTTCTTCAATTTGTTTGAAAGCTTTTTTCATTAAAGGCTCGTTCTGAAAAATGATGTATACAACTAATAATAACAAGTTTGTAAAGTATGTATACCCCGTTAAAGCAGCCAGTTCGGTTTTTCGCAATAAATGTCTGTCTGGAAATTTAAGGTCATAGCAAACATCCCTTTAGTGAGATGGGGATTTGAGGATAGGCGGTACAGTAATTGATCAGTTCTAGAGTTATAGTTATGGTTTCCAGTAAAGCATTTTTGCATCCTAATTACAGCAGTGAGCTAGTAAAGGGTGAAGAATGTGAACAATGTCATTGCTGCTTCAAGGTCAACCAAAGTGTAACCCATATGTTTATCAAAAGGTTTAGTACCGTAGGTTCAAGCGTTCCCTTTATATTTCCCGAACAGGGTTTTTGTGATAATGTAGACTGTGACAATAAGGGAAGTGTGCATGTCTTGACCAATCTCCTTATCAAGTCTGACTACCATAGGCCAACAACATACTCAAGTTATCaataagacaatattttttgtgttcaaggtcaccgCGACAGTGACATTTCACCTAcagatctcaaaatcaatagagacCATATGCAGACCATAGAATCACCCTACTAAATTTAAGGACCGTTTACCAATGCATACAAGAGTGACCTTTGATATATTGACCATAAAATTAAAaagggtcatctgctggtcatacCTGATCACCCTTCTAAATGTGAGGCCCTCGCAATATCTTTTAAACAGGGCGAAAAAGAACATTAATTTAGTTACAAGCAAATGCAGCTTATGATCATCAAAACAAGCACAAActcatatataaatacataattattaacaatcaataacatattgttttaaattagcACGGTTTGGTTTACCGACGGACCGACGAATCGACAGAAGTGCGAACGGACATGTATATAGCATGTACTCCCGATTCTTCTAAGGAGCATAATGCTACTGATAAGATATATAATCTTAcctaaaacgtttttttttacaaataagcatgcaaattattcattataaaGCATACATGATTGCTTGATAAACACAAATGTACTTATTTCTAAAATTGTAAAGACTAATATAATTACTATCAAATTAGGTTCAAAGATTGACTTCTTACTTATCAAATGTTATAACCCTGACATCAAACACATAGCACTTCTATAAAAAGAGTTACGTTTGGATTTGCTAGCGATAGCGCCCTTGAATTTCGGTGCCTTTTTCAACAGTTGTTCAGAGCACTAATTTATAAAGAGATACTGTTTGAATTGGTTTGAGATAGTGTACCTTGAATTTCGCTGCCATTTTCAACAGTGGAACTATAGtctttataatgtttttggACGTAACGGCGTAGCTTTTCATCATGAATGAGGTGTCCTGGTGTCGGCTTCTAGCGTTGACTGATGCTTGGCGAACCtaatggaaataaaaatatagggctacaaatttaaaatattttacttaattgTCTGGTAAAAATATTCGGGGTTTTTTTATCCAGTATGTGCTATCAGCAATGATAAAATACATACCCTTTTTGCAAGGTCCGGATGATCCCCGAGCTTCATGTAGGCGAGCTCCAAACAGTTGGCCACCTCTCCCTGACTGTGAATGAGCTGATCAAGTTCATTCCTCCGAACCCTCTCGATATCTCTTGACTGGATCTGTATCAGATTAGTGTGTGCCGAATGTAGATATTTTCAGAAACTTAGCCAATGAAATTGTGTCgcactttattttatattttttagaaacaaaCCCCTGTACGACGTCATGGGTAATCTTTTAAGTTGAAGAGATTTTAATCGTTGTAAGGAGTTTTCTCCACTACTTAAATATTCGAAACAACGTCAGTCAATATTTCTACGATACTACTGTAATGCGACcaaatttcaacatattatCAAAGCTAAAACCTCACTAGGGCTACTTGCTTTGatcatatattgcaataaagtcgatacatcattatatttttttgtattttaacccATGGCGTGTTCAGCAGCCCACAAaactttgttattatttttcacGGTCAATACTGAATTTACCTAGCTTAGGCCAAAGGCAAACTATTTAACATAAGTCAGGGTCAGTTGTTGTGATTTGCATCATACGTTCAAGTCTCTGTGCTGGTAACCACTTATCAGGGTTGTTAGAATCTACTTAAACATACCATTGATACAAAATACACAGCTTAATTtcaacaacaaatacaatactTTTTTCCAAGTTGCTGACTAAATATACTTTCTTATGAACATGACTTATAACTAAGTTATTGTTTCTAACATAAATTGGTCTTATtgacttttattatattttaataaatataatattttaggAGTTTATAACTTGAGAATTAATACTATTGCATAGGTAATATAAGTAGCATAGTGATGCATTAACGGGTCTAGACACCGGATAtaacaaatgtaataaaaaatacttttgatgtCTACCACGAAAATCccagtcaatttaaaaatagcgtcagtTATGTATCTATATAATCACGTGAATTTCACATCCTAAATGTACACACTATTAACCGGGAAAACATAAGCGTATTGAAAATTCTACGCTTGTCTTGTGGAAATAGTGTATAATTTGCTGGTTTATCATCTGGAATCTATCACCTTGAAGCATTGGCTGCAAATGATATACAGTTTATATAACGCCTACTGGAGACTGACCGTGCACGTAAACGAAAAATTAAGGCAGATATAAGATAAAAGGTAGTTTATAATGCACCAACTATGCAACAAACATTAACTTGAAGTGTAAAGGGCACAATTGCTTCGTATGAGTATGAACTAGAATTTAAACTTATTCGATCCGATACtgcaaaaactgcaaaattgGGGAAAACAATGCtgaaatatacatgaaatatacATCTTAGATATCATCttaacaaaatgattaaaagtttcaatatacaccccccccccccccttaccCCAgtgcataaaaaaacaaatctaaGGGGTTTAATCCAATATCCTGCTCAAGGTCATGGTTGTACACACCTATAAACTAATTAACTGTGAAgtgaaataaattcattttagcccattaaaaagacaaatttcACCAGTTTGGTAGTGATCATTAACGTATGGATGTACCATCTCAGACAATTGGCTACTGGCCATTGGTACCGTACGAAAAAgtatgtgaaattattttgaaatcgggcCAATAGTTTCTGAAAAGAAGAATTCCTGAGTTTTCCATATAGAATATATGAATGGTAGCCCCAACCGTGGTGGCCAGgggtttttttatgaatcaacatgCGGTGAAGGCTTTTAAAAGAGTGTCACATAAGGAACATCTTTTTAGAATAGGTCCAGAGGATTCTGAGGAGAAGGTATTGAGAGTTTTATTTTTCCGTATAGAAATTAAGTTTAAAGTAGCCCCGACCCCGTGGATCAACAATTTCATACAGGGTCACCTAAGGAGCATTTctgttaaactattttaaatcgGGCCGGCAGTTTCTGAGGAAAATAATTTTTCTTCTCGGTTGCcttggcaaccagagttctgttTGCAAtcacttttattgaaaaagtCTTGAAGAGGACCACCAAAAACATGCATGTgagttttgttgaaattattcaattgCACTTGGTGGGAGAAGAATCGAGTTAGTGTCTGCTTTATATACAGCGTGAgcgcaaataaataaaagtttgataaaaGTTTAGGAGGAGAAGTTAgaaggaaaatgttgacgacggacggaccgacGGGACGGACGACGACGGACAATATacctatcacaatagctcacgctGGGCTCTttgtgctcagatgagctaaAATGCAAACCACTAAAAAGGTAAAGGTTGTAAGAatgtacttaaacaaaacaaatggtcAAACCTTATTAGTGTAAGCTTTATCTGCTACTTAAACTACACAATAGTCTATTTTGCGGGAAGACGTTAGTAAAGTGGTAAAGAAATGAATCATTAATTAAGGTttagatttacaaaaaaatgctgttaaattgAGTATACGCCAGTAACTGTTTGATGTTTGTAAATAACTTAGATTAAGCAGTGTTTGATACTATTACTCCTAACATGAAATCtgtaagcaattattttaaaataactggtaaaaataaacataccgCTGGAAAATCTAACTCCGCCATCGTTATCGTAAACTGGCTGCAGAGAGATGCGCAAGCCAATATATAGCCGAGTGAACGAGGAATTCCCAGCCCATCTCATAATAGCGCattacattttcagaaaatcgtATGATGATAAATTGGGGTTTCCGCTTTTCAAGTAAATGTCAACAAATGTTACAAGTCATCAGACTAGCTATGTTATTCGTTAGAATTTGCTGAGCtttaatatattatcatatataatcttcattttcattaattaaaatcaaaaggtGAAACATAAATCTTAATAGTATTTGCAATTAAATGACACGCATTTCTTTTAAGGTTCGGTTCACATGATATGATTTTGCTTTGCTTATGTTTTTGCGTTCACGTTGTATGTAAAGCAGATATTAACTCGATTCTTTTCCCACCAAGTGCAATTTTTGCGTGTCCGTCTTTTTTCCAAGCACAGACGTATGTGGTCTAACCTTTAAATGCTGAGATAAAGTAAGGAATCAGTTCActgcataaaaaaatatatgctaaAGCACATCTATGTTTAAGGCACCCGCTCATATTTTTGACCAAATATTTTCCAGGTAAATATATTCTGagatattatgttttaaaggcCAAGAATGTATATTCCTTTGGTACATTTGAAGAATCCATAACATTTATTGTACCTATTTAAATTGTACCAGAGACTGCACCGCCTTGGTTGTAAGGGGGGCAATCgatgaaaccaaaactgaatctTCACGGAAATTATGAAACtactttctttttcaaatttttttttttttgtagcGGAGAATTGCGTTGTATTAATGCGCTGCACCATACGCTGAGGAAATTACAGATAGGGTAAGCATGATAATCAGTGTCGTGgatgtttatatcaataaaattttaCGCAAGTTGAAATTAGGATAGTGCAACCTTACAGTTTCGGAGATTTGCATGTATATTGCCATTTGTAGCATAACATACACTTTTGAGTGTTTGAATCCAAgcattcaaatgttttaatgatatcTTTATTAAGGTTTCCAATGTTCAATTAAGCTTGTCAGTATTCGAGCCATAGGGTATAATCTTATTGTGTTATGCCAGGTGACATGTATTTCTTGTATCGCGTGAAAGGCTACTCCTCGCTGAGTATTAAAGGGGCTGCCTCTTGTATacaatagcgaaaaaaaagaaaattgtcgaaaactgacatgaacttgccatcgatgtgtac
Above is a genomic segment from Mya arenaria isolate MELC-2E11 chromosome 2, ASM2691426v1 containing:
- the LOC128213061 gene encoding uncharacterized protein LOC128213061 yields the protein MAELDFPAIQSRDIERVRRNELDQLIHSQGEVANCLELAYMKLGDHPDLAKRVRQASVNARSRHQDTSFMMKSYAVTSKNIIKTIVPLLKMAAKFKNEPLMKKAFKQIEENAVAMKEETKKLQTGYKAIQQQVSDDYSEAFTIKKQVEDTHSKLEVEMHSARKQADLAEAAAKDSAVIVETCKMDVDKSSEKRDEAYRLKSKIGEKMVVDIEKEEWTPAAAVLTGAALGTPVSLVAGAAYAAGKLIYNFMSNKKNKESKDDLAKFKAFEKSYINASDEVDRERERLEKHRMETIDRKKEAIDNVRKMREMCSQHVSAGDPQCLVVVQENLGKVDAILTRIIEFWSSMAAVAQDIIENGKTLPRILIGLDESFIEEAPEEMKAELNGMVQNCILDVEKGWNLVGGICYVYIRDNDIRLLRDYEFLSRPIDQMAQADRRTRESKLLMLMEQEVEKAYATEAAREEAEEEDMCI